One stretch of Clavibacter michiganensis DNA includes these proteins:
- a CDS encoding ABC transporter ATP-binding protein has translation MRLLPFARPAMPSIIAGMVVALVGSLLSLVIPQILRGLVDGPLGDGDSAAVVPAVLLILGLGILEAAMIALRRWFVLKPGTLMEADMRNAFYRKLQRLPVAFHDRWQSGQLLSRMVSDLNLIRRWMAFGLVLFIVNILTILVGIGFLVSIDWRLGLGFLVCSIPLWVYGYLFEQKYSSVARLSQDQSGDLATSVEQSVHGIRVLKAFGRGKHMHDAFAEQAEELRGTEIKKAKAIAGIWLWLLLVPDLTFALALLGGVLLAAGGQISVGDLVAFFATAAVLRWPIESVGFLLSMTFDARTAIDRYFEVMDEEDVITDPTTPVRIAEPRGHLVFRGARFRYQDAVPGQADLIDGVDLDLQPGETMALVGVTGCGKSTLTALTTRLYDVTGGSIELDGVDIRDLGLEELRRRIAMAFEDATLFSSSVRDNVLLGRPDLSDGGPEAERVLQEALDIAQAGFVHDLPDGVETTVGEEGLSLSGGQRQRLALARAVAAAPDVLVLDDPLSALDVDTEALVEAALRRVLASTTALIVAHRPSTVMLADRVALMQDGRITAVGRHSDLLATSEHYRFVISSLDVEGNTVREEASA, from the coding sequence ATGCGGCTGCTGCCGTTCGCCCGGCCCGCCATGCCCAGCATCATCGCGGGCATGGTGGTGGCGCTCGTCGGCTCGCTGCTGTCGCTCGTCATCCCGCAGATCCTCCGCGGTCTCGTCGACGGCCCGCTCGGCGACGGCGACTCCGCCGCCGTGGTGCCCGCCGTGCTCCTGATCCTCGGCCTCGGGATCCTCGAGGCCGCGATGATCGCCCTCCGCCGCTGGTTCGTGCTGAAGCCCGGCACGCTCATGGAGGCGGACATGCGGAACGCGTTCTACCGGAAGCTGCAGCGGCTCCCGGTCGCGTTCCACGACCGGTGGCAGAGCGGCCAGCTCCTGTCGCGCATGGTCAGCGACCTCAACCTCATCCGCCGCTGGATGGCGTTCGGCCTGGTGCTGTTCATCGTCAACATCCTCACGATCCTCGTGGGCATCGGGTTCCTGGTCTCCATCGACTGGCGCCTGGGCCTCGGCTTCCTCGTCTGCTCCATCCCGCTCTGGGTCTACGGCTACCTCTTCGAGCAGAAGTACTCCTCGGTGGCGCGGCTCAGCCAGGACCAGTCCGGCGACCTCGCCACGAGCGTCGAGCAGTCGGTGCACGGGATCCGCGTGCTCAAGGCGTTTGGTCGCGGCAAGCACATGCACGACGCGTTCGCCGAGCAGGCGGAGGAGCTGCGCGGCACGGAGATCAAGAAGGCGAAGGCCATCGCCGGCATCTGGCTGTGGCTGCTGCTGGTGCCCGACCTGACCTTCGCGCTCGCGCTGCTCGGCGGCGTGCTGCTCGCCGCGGGCGGGCAGATCTCGGTGGGCGACCTCGTGGCGTTCTTCGCCACCGCCGCGGTGCTGCGCTGGCCGATCGAGTCGGTGGGCTTCCTCCTGTCGATGACCTTCGACGCGCGGACGGCCATCGACCGCTACTTCGAGGTGATGGACGAGGAGGACGTGATCACGGATCCCACGACGCCCGTGCGCATCGCCGAGCCGCGTGGCCACCTCGTGTTCCGCGGCGCGCGCTTCCGCTACCAGGACGCCGTCCCGGGCCAGGCCGACCTGATCGACGGGGTGGACCTCGACCTGCAGCCCGGGGAGACGATGGCGCTCGTCGGCGTCACGGGCTGCGGCAAGTCGACGCTCACGGCGCTGACTACGCGGCTCTACGACGTGACGGGCGGCAGCATCGAGCTCGACGGCGTGGACATCCGCGACCTCGGGCTCGAGGAGCTGCGCCGTCGCATCGCGATGGCGTTCGAGGACGCGACGCTGTTCTCCTCGAGCGTCCGCGACAACGTGCTGCTCGGTCGCCCGGACCTCTCCGACGGCGGGCCCGAGGCGGAGCGGGTGCTGCAGGAGGCGCTCGACATCGCGCAGGCCGGCTTCGTGCACGACCTGCCCGACGGCGTCGAGACGACCGTGGGCGAGGAGGGGCTGAGCCTCTCCGGCGGACAGCGGCAGCGGCTCGCGCTCGCGCGCGCGGTCGCCGCGGCACCCGACGTGCTGGTCCTCGACGACCCGCTCTCGGCGCTCGACGTCGACACGGAGGCGCTCGTCGAGGCGGCGCTGCGCCGCGTGCTTGCATCCACCACCGCGCTGATCGTGGCGCACCGCCCCTCGACCGTGATGCTCGCGGACCGGGTGGCGCTCATGCAGGACGGCCGCATCACCGCGGTCGGCCGGCACTCCGACCTGCTCGCCACGAGCGAGCACTACCGGTTCGTCATCTCGAGCCTGGACGTGGAAGGGAACACCGTGCGCGAGGAGGCCTCAGCATGA